The Neodiprion pinetum isolate iyNeoPine1 chromosome 5, iyNeoPine1.2, whole genome shotgun sequence genome segment taaaaatcataaatttgtaatatttgtaaAGCAATAAAATTAGTGGTAAATAAGTTTGTGAGGTAATTATGAAAACGCGTACTTACGTTTGACGTACCAAAAAGCATGCATCTCTACATTTATCTTTTTTCTACATGCATTGAAAATggttcatcattattattttttagatTCCTTTCTTTATGTAAAATGTATTTCGTTGCAGGTAGTGACTATGTTTCTGGTGGTGAATTGTTTACTTTGGTTGAAGGATACGGAAACCTACCCGAAGATGCAGTGAGAATTCTTGTGGCTGAAGTTGCGTTAGCTATAGGTAAGTTACCTATAATGGGACCTATACCAAATTACGAAATATACATTAAACTGACATATATCTTTCAAGATTTCCTCCATAACGCCGGTATTATTCATCGGGATGTAAAAGCTTCCAATGTGCTTTTGGACGAGGAGGGTCATGCCCAACTGATAGATTTTGGTTTTGCAAAGTGGTTGAAGCATGGACAAAAAACATCAACGCTTTGCGGAACTCCGCAATACAtaggtaaattattttcattcgcttgTTTTGCTTCCATAAAAAAGCATATTTTACATTGACCCTCAGTAAAGAATCATTGTCCATCGTCTCGTGATGGTTCATAATGTacacatgtatttttttcttgcattatTACACACATCTCGTAAGTGAGGTTTTTTCGTTTCCAAACCTCCCTGAATACCGTTGCTAACAGCATATTCACACCCCCTTTCAGCTCCAGAGATTCTACGTGGAGAGCCATATGGTCATGCTATCGACTGGTGGTCTCTTGGTGTCCTCATGTACTTTCTGTTGACATCAGAGGTGAGTTTGTCATACGAATACTAAAACTTTAACGTCATACGAATGCTAAAGCTTAAACGTTTTGTTCCGTTGCACCGATTATCAATTCCTGCCAGTCTATTTTACCACGCGAATCAATTGTTTCGAACAAATATCTGTTATAATCAAGATTGATGAACCGATTTATCGACGATTCAAAAAAACTCCCCAAGTTTTGTTACGATCAATGTCAAATACAAACACATTTCTATAATCAAAGAATACTGCACGAAAGAAATGATTGACAAGCAAAATTGCGCTTTTTAAATTCGAGTTTATTTTAAGCGAGTATATAGGGGATGAGGTTCAGGGGTTGGGATAGAGTATGGCTGGGGGTCGCCAATAACGGCCCTCAGCCAAGTCTTCCATGAGAGAATTGCTGCTGGTTTTTAGCTGACATAAATCATAGCTAAGGTTAGTAAATCGAACCATGCAGcaaacagacaaaaagacaTACACAGAGACGGAAATGTGCGTGCGTTCACAccctattattattattataagtgtgtgtgtatatatatatatatcctgtGCGTGGTGTGTAATATATGTGTTATAtccatacatgtatatctatatatatatatataaatgcacacacacacattatatatatgtagagtCGAAGATAGCTCAAcgcttttatttataataataataataataacattaataataatataatcataataataataataataggcGCTAAACGCATTTACCACAACGACGATTAATAAACATAACGACATAATACAaatgtttataataaaaataataataataataataataataataataataatgataataattataataatagagAAAGGCGGTTTATGATAATCAAGAGGGTCTACTACGTTTCAATTCGAGCCCTGCACGCATCACCGAGACACCTAAAATATCTATCTATAttgtaatacgtataatataaaacgaTATGGACTGAAATGATGATGTGCGTTATATGCGTAGTAACAATGATAGTATAATAGTAGAGTTTAGATGATGTTATATAATGACGAACTACGCTTCCGTTTTATACGTGGGGCTTATTGTTTTAACGGGGATGCGTAGACGCCGAAGTTGTAAGTAACGGACAACCAGGGCaggtctctttttttttttttttattcgtcttttcttctttcttcttattttttttttacttttttctgttCCGACATTGATCTACACCCATAACACGTAACTGTATTGTATATTGACGATGCTGCTGAAGGGTATGCGGTTCCATCGTGCATATAATATCGTTATTGATCCAGTGAAATAGTTTTACATACATTGAAATATCGATCTGATTTCATTTTTGGATTAAAAAGCGAAGTGGTAGCGATATCAAAGGACacgattttttacatttcggaGCGTGGCGTTCCTCACCCTCtcaatctttattttttttttattttttttttttttttgtttgcccTTTCTCCCTTTCACTCTGTATCTTTCCCTCACTGGGTTACGAAAGATGATCGTATAAATCCGCCATATTCTAATCTATTCACTCTTTCTACCTCTCGCGTTCTTCTATCTCACACACGCACACTTTCTCgcctttttcctctctctctcgccctactcttgtgttttttttttttgtttttttaaatttatttttattaaaaaaaatttttactcgcaTTTATTATGTCGTTTGTTCTCCGATGGAATATAtaaccatatatatatatgtgtgtgtgtgtagtatataagtatatgtatatatatatatatatatatcactcGCGAATgatcgattgttttttttcttcccgtaTAATATGATTGTCGGTTTGTTGTGTATGCGTATGCGAGTTCGTTTTATTCAATCttctaaaaattatttttctgaagTAGATATTTTTCCGGTCTCGCTTTTCTCAATACTTTCCTCTTGACTTGAATCCTCGTCATGCTTgcttacttttttctcctctccgCTTTCCTCGCTTGAAGAAGATTCCTCGCTCGATTCTTGCGATGTTTCCTCAGATTTTTCCGCTTCCGGTTCAGGTTTTTTCGGCTGATTATTGTCGGTCAGTTGTTCAGCGTTTGGGAGATCTTCAGCAGCCGGAGTTTGAAGTTCTTTTGGTTTCTCTTCCGCCGCAGCCGGTTTTTCCTCCTTCAATTCcgtctcttctttcttttcctcatTCTCAGTAGCTGCTGATCCTTCTTCAAGAATCAAACTGCCCTCCTTCTCACCCTTAATCTCCTCCTTCACTGCTGGCTCCTCTTTGATTTCAGACACCGCGTCTTCCACCTTCCTGGATTCTTGTTCGGCTACCTTTGTTGCTTCTACTATCTTCTCACTTGCCGCCGCTGATTGCGCGTTATCGATCGAGGCAGACAGTTCCTTCTTGGATTCCTCCACTGACCTGGAAACGCTGTCAACGGCTTCGCTCACGAGTTTCGGTATCGAAGTTTTCTCAACCGGCGTCACGATCGCAGCCTGTTCCTGTCCTACTTCACTTTTCTCCGGGCTCTCGCTATCCGGGGTAATTTTTCCTCCGCGAGTTACACGCTCGGCGATGTCTACGATCTTTTCTTCCTGTTTCTGCAGGTTCTCGCTCTGATCCTTGACGATCGAGTCGACGATCAATGAAGCTTCGTGGGGCAGTTCCTTAGCCGCCGGTAATGCAGACGCGATTTTTTCCTCCGTCGATAAAACCGCAGCTTCAGCTTCCTTTGTCTCCGTTACAAGGCTCTTCTCGGCTGAGATTGGAATCGGAACTTCCGCCGTAATAATCTGTCGAGCATCagttgtatgaaaaataacagTTCCGGAATTCAATGTTGTGaatattgtatttataatCGACACAAAAGAGAAGCTCTTTATCAAATCTACAGGAAAAAATAGACTCATCAAAGTTTTTGGTAAATAATACCCGTATTTACTGTAACTTTTGCTATAAATGTAGCAGATTTTAGTCTGTCACGTAGTAGTTTACACTATTTTTAGAGTAAAAACTACAGTTTACCAAGTATATATTACCAAAAAACCTTGTCCGTGTCCCTCTTTACCTGCAGTTTTGTATCATATATTCCAACACCAAATCACACCAACTTACCTCCTCGGTTTTCGGCGACGACTCCTCCGATCGGGCTACTACCGGCTTCGACTCTTCCGACTCAACTTCGGGAGTGTCGATTTTCTTCACCTCCTCCTTTGGCGTCTCGACGATCGTTTCCTTCGTCTCTACCGGTTTGGCCGCCGCCTCTCCTTCCGTGGGAAGAACAATGCTCGGGGTTTCCTCGATCGGCTTGGCAGCTTCGGGTTCAGCGGACTTGGCCTCCTTCAGTTTCTGCTCCACAATATCGACGACCGCAACCGAGGAAGCATCCTCCGATTTTACCTCCGTAATTGGACTCTTCGTCTCTACTTGACCCGACCGCAACGACTCCTTGACGCTCTCAAGCGGTATAACCGGGTGAACATCCTCAGGCGAGGGTGCGGCCAGAGGCAAGGAGTCGGTAACCGCGACCATAGCCACGGCGAGCAGTAGAATCTGTGCCGCCTTCATCATCCTGGCGTATTTACTCGGCTTGAAAGAAACGtggaaaaacaaagaagaCTGTTTAACACCTTCGACAAAGTTGCCTGTTCAACTTTCGTTGGGGGAGTGTGCGACACTGTAACCCGTGTACTACGAACGGCGGTCATAACTTCACTAAGGACCTTATATCGCTGCTACTGCGCAGGTGGAGGAACTCCGAGGAACGGAAAGGGGGACCACTACTCGTGCCGTTCAACCCGATCCGACGATGATATTACTGGGTCTACAGTGACTTCCACTAGTTGGAGTAGCAGGATGGTGGCGAGGAGGCGGAGAATGTATACACACGTAATTGCAGGATGCGCAGATATATTGTACGTGAGGTCGAGTTGCGGACTCGATGAGGGTGGGGGTCGACTCTGATCGTATCACCGACAACACCCCGCGCATCGTATCGTTCCCAATCTTTACGAAGATCCGTTTATACGACGACGAAAAGTGGCTAACGCGTAGCTGTTTGTTGAAAGACGACGATGACGGGGTACGATATCCCTCGCAAGGCCATTGTCGAATTTATTCAACTTGTTCAATACGCGTAGCAGAAGTAGTATCTACTGCTTCCCCTTTACCAGCTAGTCACTTCCGTAATACGCGAATGATCAATGATCCGGTTAATTCGCTAGCGATACAGGATGTCCAGTCGGCTGGAAATCCtgggaaattttgaaattttttatatgtatCGTTAAGCAATGCCGATATCATGGAATTGTAATGCTCGTAGGTACTTCGACCTTGGTTTATTGCAATACCGCATGCTGGTATTGTTTCTTAGTCGTTGCCTGCAGTaagtttttatatatatatatatatacatatttactaTGCACTGCGTGTATTATATGCATATGGTTTGCAC includes the following:
- the bnb gene encoding neurofilament heavy polypeptide, whose protein sequence is MMKAAQILLLAVAMVAVTDSLPLAAPSPEDVHPVIPLESVKESLRSGQVETKSPITEVKSEDASSVAVVDIVEQKLKEAKSAEPEAAKPIEETPSIVLPTEGEAAAKPVETKETIVETPKEEVKKIDTPEVESEESKPVVARSEESSPKTEEIITAEVPIPISAEKSLVTETKEAEAAVLSTEEKIASALPAAKELPHEASLIVDSIVKDQSENLQKQEEKIVDIAERVTRGGKITPDSESPEKSEVGQEQAAIVTPVEKTSIPKLVSEAVDSVSRSVEESKKELSASIDNAQSAAASEKIVEATKVAEQESRKVEDAVSEIKEEPAVKEEIKGEKEGSLILEEGSAATENEEKKEETELKEEKPAAAEEKPKELQTPAAEDLPNAEQLTDNNQPKKPEPEAEKSEETSQESSEESSSSEESGEEKKVSKHDEDSSQEESIEKSETGKISTSEK